One Roseomonas gilardii subsp. gilardii genomic region harbors:
- the lptG gene encoding LPS export ABC transporter permease LptG, with the protein MSLPLTFTLYVARRFTGMVLAMLLALTGLVSLFDFIELLRRAATRAEASFGIVATIGGLRLPFMAMQILPFAVLLGGIVAFWRLSRSSELVVARAAGISAWGFLTGPAAVALLIGIVATTGISPLSSAMLARAERLDGIYLRNASGITALAGGRLWLRQADRTIEPQGVAILAGRPAVNSNRIERAALKLDDVSVWRLSGDDRPLARVEAPHAELQSHGGVGEWVLEDAVTFGQDRRASEPGRITLPTDLTPARIEDSFASPDTLSFWALPDFIGVLESAGFSAVRHRLHYQSLLALPVLSLAMALLSAGFSMRQARRGGVAQMLGLGVAAGFSLFVLDRVAGEFGETGTLPVVLAAWAPALAGLLLALTLLLHLEDG; encoded by the coding sequence ATGAGCCTGCCCCTCACCTTCACCCTCTATGTGGCCCGGCGCTTCACCGGCATGGTCCTGGCCATGCTGCTGGCGCTCACCGGGCTGGTCTCGCTGTTCGACTTCATCGAGCTGCTGCGGCGCGCCGCCACCCGGGCGGAGGCCAGCTTCGGCATCGTGGCCACGATCGGCGGGCTGCGCCTGCCCTTCATGGCCATGCAGATCCTACCCTTCGCCGTGCTGCTGGGCGGCATCGTCGCCTTCTGGCGCCTGTCCCGCTCCTCGGAGCTGGTGGTGGCCCGTGCCGCCGGCATCTCGGCCTGGGGCTTCCTGACCGGCCCCGCGGCGGTGGCCCTGCTGATCGGCATCGTCGCCACCACCGGCATCTCGCCGCTCTCCTCGGCCATGCTGGCCCGGGCGGAGCGGCTGGACGGCATCTACCTGCGCAACGCCTCCGGCATCACCGCCCTGGCCGGCGGCCGGCTCTGGCTGCGGCAGGCGGACCGGACCATCGAGCCGCAGGGCGTCGCCATCCTGGCCGGGCGGCCGGCGGTGAACAGCAACCGGATCGAGCGTGCCGCCCTGAAGCTCGACGACGTCAGCGTCTGGCGCCTGTCCGGCGACGACAGGCCGCTGGCCCGCGTCGAGGCGCCGCATGCGGAGCTGCAGAGCCATGGCGGCGTCGGCGAATGGGTGCTGGAGGACGCCGTGACCTTCGGGCAGGACCGCCGCGCCTCCGAGCCCGGACGGATCACCCTGCCCACCGACCTGACGCCCGCCCGGATCGAGGACAGCTTCGCCAGCCCCGACACTCTCTCCTTCTGGGCACTGCCGGACTTCATCGGGGTGCTGGAATCGGCCGGTTTCTCGGCGGTCCGGCACCGCCTGCACTACCAGTCCCTGCTGGCCCTGCCGGTGCTGAGCCTGGCCATGGCGCTGCTCTCGGCCGGCTTCTCCATGCGCCAGGCCCGGCGCGGCGGCGTGGCGCAGATGCTGGGCCTCGGCGTGGCGGCCGGCTTCTCCCTCTTCGTTCTGGACCGGGTGGCGGGGGAGTTCGGCGAGACCGGCACCCTTCCCGTCGTCCTGGCCGCCTGGGCACCCGCCCTGGCCGGCCTGCTGCTGGCCCTGACCCTTTTGCTGCATCTGGAGGACGGCTGA
- the lptF gene encoding LPS export ABC transporter permease LptF: MSRLDRYIFRQLAVALIAVTVGLALLIWLTQSLRFIELVLDRGLSFAVFLELTGLLMPSFFAVILPIATFVVTLFTYVRLSTDRELVVMRAAGLSQWQLSRPALYLAVIATGLCFMLQLWLVPMSHTAFRTWQFEIRNQMAAILVQEGVFSSVGDDLTVYARLRQRDGTLRGILVQDSRDAGAPVTILAEEGRITQTPSGPRVILLNGQRQQVERVAPPAGSPPGTPPTLRLAVLTFGENSVDLARTGRSDDDSRNRDSRERSVSELLHPDPAENLPERDIRKFYAEAHQRLSNPLTTLSFALVGLATALASGFRRHGGGFAIGVGVGTVVGLLALGLAVGNLAARNNALVPLIWLHAVGPGLISAWVLSGMPGWPRRRRLAAA, encoded by the coding sequence ATGTCACGGCTGGATCGTTACATCTTCCGCCAGCTCGCCGTCGCCCTCATCGCGGTCACGGTGGGGCTGGCGCTGCTCATCTGGCTGACCCAGAGCCTCCGCTTCATCGAGCTGGTGCTCGACCGGGGCCTGTCCTTTGCCGTCTTCCTGGAACTCACCGGGCTGCTGATGCCCTCCTTCTTCGCCGTGATCCTGCCCATCGCGACCTTCGTGGTGACGCTCTTCACCTATGTGCGCCTGTCCACGGACCGGGAGCTGGTGGTGATGCGCGCGGCCGGCCTGTCGCAGTGGCAGCTTTCCCGCCCCGCCCTGTACCTGGCGGTGATCGCCACCGGCCTGTGCTTCATGCTGCAGCTCTGGCTGGTGCCGATGAGCCACACCGCCTTCCGCACCTGGCAGTTCGAGATCCGCAACCAGATGGCCGCCATCCTGGTGCAGGAAGGGGTCTTCAGCAGCGTCGGCGACGATCTCACCGTCTATGCCCGGCTGCGGCAGCGCGACGGCACGCTCCGTGGCATCCTGGTGCAGGACAGCCGTGACGCCGGCGCCCCGGTGACCATCCTGGCGGAGGAAGGGCGCATCACCCAGACCCCGAGCGGCCCGCGGGTGATCCTGCTCAACGGCCAGCGCCAGCAGGTCGAGCGCGTGGCCCCGCCCGCCGGCAGCCCGCCCGGCACGCCGCCGACCCTGCGCCTCGCGGTGCTGACCTTCGGCGAGAACAGCGTGGATCTGGCCCGCACCGGCCGGAGCGACGATGATTCCCGCAACCGCGATTCGCGGGAACGTTCGGTGAGCGAGCTGTTGCACCCCGACCCCGCCGAGAACCTGCCGGAGCGCGACATCCGCAAATTCTACGCCGAGGCGCACCAGCGCCTCTCGAATCCCCTGACGACCCTCTCCTTCGCCCTGGTCGGCCTGGCCACCGCCCTGGCCAGCGGCTTCCGCCGCCACGGCGGCGGTTTCGCCATCGGCGTCGGGGTCGGCACCGTGGTCGGGCTGCTGGCGCTGGGACTCGCCGTGGGCAACCTCGCCGCCCGCAACAACGCCCTGGTGCCGCTGATCTGGCTGCACGCGGTGGGCCCCGGCCTGATCTCCGCCTGGGTCCTGTCGGGCATGCCCGGCTGGCCGCGCCGCCGGCGGCTCGCCGCCGCATGA
- a CDS encoding FAD-binding oxidoreductase, producing the protein MTDATATPRANTAPTALPPALLDALSTLLGPRGLITDPADMAPFLSDWRGLYHGASPALLRPASTAELAAAMRLLSAAGVAVVPQGGNTSMVGGAMPDESGRQVVLSLARMNRIRDIDPVDMTMVAEAGVILKNAQDAATEAGCLFPLSLSAEGSATIGGVLATNAGGNNTVRYGNARDLLMGIEVVLPDGSVVEGLRRLRKDNTGFALRQLFAGSEGTLGIITAAVLRLFPRPRTTALALCAMTDEDAALALFRRFRDRDESSVRSFEYMSGAGMDFVTGLIEGATLPLAERADHYVLVDLASSRPDADLRGLMEAVLEEALEAGEVLDAALPESEAQAANLWRLREEHAEAQKRAGGNVKNDVSVPVSRVPEMIRRSAEAMQALVPGCRPVPFGHMGDGNIHMNVVQPEGMDAAAFLARAHDLMEAVNAVVRDLDGSFSAEHGVGRLKTDMLADWRGGAEYEAMRRIKAALDPKGLMNPGKVFPG; encoded by the coding sequence CTCCACCCTGCTGGGCCCGCGCGGGCTCATCACGGACCCGGCGGACATGGCGCCCTTCCTGTCCGACTGGCGCGGCCTCTATCACGGCGCCTCGCCCGCCCTGCTGCGCCCGGCCAGCACGGCGGAACTCGCGGCGGCGATGCGGCTGCTGAGCGCGGCGGGCGTGGCCGTGGTGCCCCAGGGGGGCAACACCTCCATGGTCGGCGGCGCCATGCCAGATGAGAGCGGGCGGCAGGTGGTGCTTTCCCTGGCCCGGATGAACCGCATCCGCGACATCGACCCGGTGGACATGACCATGGTCGCCGAGGCCGGGGTGATCCTGAAGAACGCCCAGGACGCGGCCACCGAGGCGGGCTGCCTCTTCCCCCTTTCCCTCAGCGCTGAGGGCTCGGCCACCATCGGCGGCGTGCTGGCCACCAATGCCGGCGGCAACAACACGGTGCGCTACGGCAATGCCCGGGACCTGCTGATGGGCATCGAGGTCGTCCTGCCCGACGGCAGCGTGGTCGAGGGGCTGCGGCGGCTGCGCAAGGACAACACCGGCTTCGCCCTGCGCCAGCTCTTCGCCGGCTCCGAGGGCACGCTGGGCATCATCACCGCCGCGGTGCTGCGCCTCTTCCCCCGCCCCCGCACCACCGCCCTGGCCCTCTGCGCCATGACGGACGAGGACGCGGCCCTGGCCCTGTTCCGCCGCTTCCGCGACCGGGACGAGAGCAGCGTCCGCTCCTTCGAATACATGTCCGGCGCCGGGATGGATTTCGTGACGGGCCTGATCGAGGGCGCGACCCTGCCTCTGGCCGAACGCGCCGATCACTATGTGCTGGTGGACCTCGCCTCCTCCCGCCCCGATGCAGACCTGCGCGGGCTGATGGAGGCGGTGCTGGAGGAGGCGCTGGAGGCCGGCGAGGTGCTCGACGCCGCCCTGCCGGAAAGCGAGGCCCAGGCCGCCAACCTCTGGCGGCTGCGGGAGGAGCATGCCGAGGCCCAGAAGCGCGCCGGCGGAAATGTGAAGAATGATGTCTCCGTCCCCGTTTCCCGGGTGCCGGAGATGATCCGCCGCTCGGCCGAGGCCATGCAGGCCCTGGTGCCCGGCTGCCGCCCGGTGCCCTTCGGCCATATGGGCGACGGCAACATCCACATGAACGTGGTCCAGCCCGAGGGCATGGACGCCGCCGCCTTCCTGGCCCGGGCCCATGACCTGATGGAGGCGGTGAACGCCGTGGTCCGCGACCTGGACGGCTCCTTCTCGGCCGAGCACGGGGTCGGGCGGCTCAAGACCGACATGCTGGCCGATTGGCGCGGCGGCGCGGAGTACGAGGCGATGCGCCGGATCAAGGCGGCGCTGGACCCGAAGGGGCTGATGAACCCCGGCAAGGTCTTCCCCGGCTGA